A single Macaca fascicularis isolate 582-1 chromosome 13, T2T-MFA8v1.1 DNA region contains:
- the TDRD15 gene encoding tudor domain-containing protein 15: MDSTSLLPTFLDVDLTISHIKCLPKDILVKFQGINNNECEFDYHILQREIQHTPKVKNNVEIDEFCLVEERVSGEWQRGRVVEKKNELYTVLLIDRGEELRVAGPQIASACGNLFELPPRVVFGIFANILPVGEKWSPKALNYFKSLVGIQVKGYVQAILPLQMFLFEVPKIISQALELQLGRLVDGDSFRLIVEMLEEFPQQMPDLSQHKRPELSLGDKDTSLDIQHVLDKLQPSLSVGSTESVKVSSALSPSKFYCQLIKWTPELENLTAHMTLHYDTICQETSPTCDNFGLLCVARRRNGQWHRGILQQLLPPNQVKIWFMDYGSSEAIPSIYVKKLKQDFILVPLFSFPCSLTCLHSEDRDARTFQLSIFKQALLGQVVYAHIDWFNKDEHLYYVTLQTQESTVNSKCLLKTVGTQVLCPMSDSKISNILSETNVSDVNSFAVESFMGNIEWSIDSLNKKGILKVGFPIETVEMEIEAAYIAFIAYVLNPSNFWVRTNDHQNEFQEIMKNINKFYDLCENDEMILRKPEPGLFCCARYSKDRRFYRAVITEINGYKINVYFLDYGNTDSIPFFDVKILLPEFCELPALAMCCSLAHIFPVEDLWTKAAIDYFKKLVLNKAILLQVIAKKDDKYTVNIQSVEASENIDVISLMLQAGYAEYCQVELKYFPKSVSEYSMLNSKSKNKVNIKKVISALLEGPKSKKYLSNNLVENNLSLPKSPAVNVSDLKNPFTLSVGPESSWSYKEYSFKPGTVLEVKCSYYYGPGDFSCQLQCKLEDLKLLMEQIQNYYSIHSDPYEIGQTACVAKYSGKWYRAAVLTQVSKEVDIVFVDYGYQKRVLIKDLCAINPRFLLLESQAFRCCLNHFIDPVSCKLFSWTRKAFRDLRNFISSSRGLLTCIIYALVIIHPNHLYNLVDLQSSFASAKEFLMNRGSAQYITLSETFPSLVSLYSYCYSSFNIKIGSEEEVYISHIYSPKKFYCQLGRNNKDLEMIETKITESSNLKNCPKYDSNKMRVCISKYVEDGLSYRALAVPTDSSSEFQVYFVDFGNKQLVGENMLRAISAQFPELLFTPMQAIKCFLSDLRDVDIPAEISSWFKDNFLGKPLKAIILSQESDGQLGIELYDGSQYINEKIKVLLHAYGKRHCDQACCMEKSNKINESKRLTTSLKGRTGNNYRHNVINKTSPVTYSERKMDQLMHPKSIYARFLKPSVCYKMEPVSKNKMKNSLNDGLKGIKIAPGAAHILENRGVRQKPLKVVSQSFIRALNQTSSQNPYDLIRPRIKDLPQPQIFLNAKVKGYVSNISNPASFHIQLAENESIIIRLADALNTTARRLKEKKSVTLLVGDLVVAEYSGDNAIYRAVIKKILPGNSFEVEFIDYGNSAIVNTCKIYELQREFLTVPQLGIHSFLSGVKWNEPDEIWDEKTVDYFTSKVHNKTVYCEFLKKHDQKWEVNLICDERCVINELLKWKACSKLQKSALQMPQVLAQKVSPGDNNEMKKGKSNESEGSMNSNQQLFKIPFEEFKPGQLEKAEMLNVSKSGRFYVKLSKNKKILSDLIVLITKEEKNSPLLSMESIEKGLECLAKSKNTLKWHRSKVEEKYVDDKVLVFLVDCGFYEIVPVCNTKLLSNEIRNIPRQAIPCKWIWFENSKNMSFECLFAHLEINILFLKYLDAVWEVEILVDDLLLLEYLNLNTVHVEENKLRPAEIVYNFESKTPVSSCTIKSFTWVQFQNDRQYSGIATAVSDPSDFSIQLEDFFDIMKYLFMLLSDLPETLQTLPQEFIIPGSSCLFKYKSEDQWNRVEISEVLPHSLCLVLIDYGFSFYIHYSEIINLKVVPEELLNLPRLSYPCILYGILPAKGKHWSEEAKSFFRDFLSKPDLVFQFRECNSETKLKVDVIHEKKNLADILVASGLATYSKDSAHLDAITATDSTKNPI; the protein is encoded by the coding sequence ATGGACTCTACATCTCTCTTACCAACATTTTTAGATGTGGATCTGACAATATCACATATTAAATGTCTTCCCAAGGATATTCTGGTGAAATTTCAAGgcataaataataatgaatgtgAGTTTGACTACCACATATTGCAGAGAGAAATACAACATACtccaaaagtgaaaaataatgtgGAAATTGATGAATTTTGTTtggtggaagaaagagtatctggaGAATGGCAGAGAGGAAGAGTcgtggaaaagaaaaatgaactctATACAGTGCTCCTCATAGATCGTGGAGAAGAACTAAGAGTTGCTGGTCCACAGATTGCTTCAGCCTGTGGCAATTTATTTGAGCTACCGCCACGGGTAGTATTTGGTATTTTTGCGAATATACTACCAGTTGGGGAAAAATGGTCCCCTAAAGCTTTGAATTATTTCAAGTCATTAGTAGGAATACAAGTGAAAGGTTATGTGCAAGCTATTTTACCTCTGCAAATGTTTCTTTTTGAAGTGCCAAAAATTATATCTCAGGCTCTCGAGTTACAATTAGGAAGACTTGTTGATGGAGATTCATTTCGTCTTATTGTGGAAATGTTAGAAGAATTCCCTCAACAAATGCCAGATTTATCGCAACATAAAAGACCTGAATTGTCATTAGGTGATAAAGACACTTCACTTGATATTCAACATGTTCTGGATAAGTTGCAGCCATCTTTGTCAGTAGGAAGTACTGAAAGTGTAAAGGTATCATCTGCATTGAGCCCAAGTAAATTTTATTGTCAGTTAATTAAATGGACTCCAGAACTAGAAAACTTGACAGCACATATGACTTTACATTATGATACCATCTGTCAAGAAACTAGTCCCACATGTGATAATTTTGGACTACTTTGTGTTGCCAGAAGGCGAAATGGACAGTGGCATAGAGGAATTCTTCAGCAGCTCTTGCCCCCAAATCAAGTAAAAATTTGGTTTATGGATTATGGCAGTAGCGAGGCTATACCCTCAATTTATGTAAAGAAACTTaaacaagattttattttagtaccattattttcatttccatgttcTCTGACATGTTTGCACAGTGAAGATAGAGATGCAAGAACATTTCAACTGAGTATATTTAAACAGGCCTTATTAGGACAAGTGGTATATGCACACATTGATTGGTTCAATAAGGATGAGCATTTGTATTACGTGACATTACAAACTCAAGAGTCTACAGTTAATTCTAAGTGTCTACTGAAGACTGTAGGCACACAAGTACTTTGTCCGATGTCTGATTCAAAAATATCCAATATCTTGAGTGAGACAAATGTGTCTGATGTAAACAGCTTTGCAGTTGAGAGTTTTATGGGAAATATTGAATGGTCAATAGACTCTCTAAAtaaaaaaggcattttaaaagtaGGTTTTCCCATTGAAACAGTAGAAATGGAGATAGAGGCTGCCTATATAGCTTTTATAGCATATGTATTAAACCCATCAAATTTCTGGGTACGCACTAATGACCATCAGAATGAATttcaagaaataatgaaaaatataaacaaattttatgATTTGTGTGAAAACGATGAAATGATTCTAAGAAAACCTGAACCTGGATTATTTTGTTGTGCTAGATATAGCAAGGACAGACGTTTTTACAGAGCTGTCATCACTGAAATTAATGGTTATAagattaatgtttattttttggatTATGGTAATACTGATTCCATACCATTTTTTGATGTAAAAATTTTGCTTCCAGAATTTTGTGAGTTACCTGCCTTAGCAATGTGCTGTTCACTTGCACATATATTTCCTGTTGAAGATTTATGGACTAAGGCTgcaattgattattttaaaaaattagttttgaaCAAAGCAATTTTGCTTCAGGTTATAGCAAAAAAAGATGACAAATACACCGTAAATATTCAAAGTGTTGAAGCCTCAGAAAATATTGATGTTATCTCTCTTATGTTACAAGCTGGATATGCAGAATATTGTCAAGTAGaactaaaatattttccaaaatctgTAAGTGAATATTCAATGTTAAATTcaaaatctaaaaacaaagttaatattaaaaaagTCATATCTGCCCTTCTTGAAGGACCTAAATCTAAAAAGTACCTTTCAAATAACCTAGTAGAAAATAACTTGTCTTTGCCAAAGTCCCCAGCTGTTAATgtctcagatttaaaaaatcctttcacCTTGTCTGTGGGACCTGAGTCATCCTGGTCTTATAAAGAATATAGTTTTAAACCAGGAACAGTTCTTGAAGTTAAATGTTCCTATTATTATGGCCCAGGTGACTTTTCATGCCAGCTCCAATGTAAGTTAGAAGACCTAAAATTACTAATGGAGCAAATTCAGAATTACTATAGTATTCATTCTGATCCTTACGAGATTGGGCAGACGGCTTGTGTTGCTAAGTATTCTGGGAAGTGGTATAGAGCTGCTGTTTTGACTCAAGTATCAAAAGAAGTTGACATAGTATTTGTTGACTATGGTTACCAAAAAAGGGTTTTAATTAAAGATCTTTGTGCAATTAACCCACGTTTTCTCTTGCTAGAAAGCCAAGCCTTCAGATGTTGTCTTAACCATTTTATTGATCCTGTTAGTTGTAAATTATTCAGTTGGACAAGAAAAGCATTCAGAGACTTGCGGAATTTTATCTCTTCATCTAGAGGGTTATTGACTTGTATCATCTATGCCTTAGTTATTATACATCCCAACCATTTATATAACTTAGTGGATTTACAGTCCTCATTTGCTAGTGCAAAAGAATTTCTTATGAATCGTGGCTCTGCTCAGTATATCACATTATCAGAGACATTCCCATCTTTAGTTAGTCTTTACAGTTACTGTTATTCTtcctttaatataaaaattggaAGTGAAGAAGAagtatatatatctcacatatatAGTCCCAAAAAGTTTTATTGCCAGCTtggcagaaataataaagatctagAGATGATAGAAACAAAAATCACAGAGAGCAGTAACCTCAAAAATTGTCCAAAATATGATTCTAATAAAATGAGAGTGTGCATATCTAAGTATGTAGAGGATGGTCTCTCATATAGAGCTTTAGCAGTACCAACAGATTCATCATCTGAATTTCAAGTCTATTTTGTAGACTTTGGAAATAAGCAATTAGTAGGAGAAAATATGTTGAGGGCCATTTCAGCTCAGTTTCCAGAGTTGTTGTTTACACCTATGCAAGCTATTAAGTGTTTTTTGTCAGATCTTAGAGATGTAGATATTCCAGCAGAAATCAGTAGTTGGTTTAAAGACAATTTCTTGGGAAAACCATTAAAGGCGATAATATTGTCACAGGAGTCAGATGGACAGCTTGGTATAGAATTGTATGATGGATCTCaatatataaatgagaaaattaaagtgTTGCTTCATGCTTATGGAAAAAGACATTGTGACCAAGCATGCTGCATggaaaagagtaataaaataaatgagagtaAGAGACTTACTACTTCTTTGAAAGGCAGAACAGGAAACAACTATCGCCATAATGTGATTAATAAAACTAGTCCAGTAACATATTCCGAAAGAAAAATGGATCAATTGATGCATCCTAAAAGTATATATGCCAGGTTTTTGAAGCCATCAGTGTGTTATAAAATGGAACCggtgtcaaaaaacaaaatgaagaattcTTTGAATGATGGGCTTAAGGGTATAAAAATTGCCCCTGGAGCTGCACATATTCTTGAGAACAGGGGCGTGCGTCAAAAACCACTAAAGGTTGTATCACAGTCTTTTATCAGAGCATTAAATCAAACATCCTCACAAAACCCATATGACCTTATTAGGCCACGGATTAAAGACCTTCCTCAACCCCAAATTTTTTTGAATGCCAAAGTTAAAGGGTATGTATCTAATATCAGTAATCCAGCAAGTTTCCATATTCAGCTTGCTGAGAATGAAAGTATAATTATCAGACTTGCTGATGCTCTAAATACAACAGCAAGgagattgaaagagaaaaaatcagTTACACTTCTAGTGGGAGATCTTGTAGTTGCGGAATATTCTGGTGACAATGCCATTTACAGGgcagtaattaagaaaattttgcCAGGAAATTCTTTTGAAGTAGAATTTATTGACTATGGTAACTCTGCAATAGTAAACACATGTAAAATTTATGAACTTCAGAGGGAATTTCTAACTGTTCCTCAGCTAGGAATCCATTCTTTTCTTAGTGGAGTAAAATGGAATGAGCCTGATGAAATATGGGATGAAAAAACTGTGGATTATTTTACTTCGAAAGTACATAACAAAACAGTTTATTGTGAATTTTTGAAAAAGCATGATCAGAAATGGGAAGTAAATTTGATTTGTGATGAAAGATGTGTCATTAATGAACTACTGAAATGGAAAGCATGTTCAAAACTACAGAAGTCAGCATTGCAAATGCCTCAGGTTCTCGCTCAAAAGGTGAGCCCAGGTgataataatgaaatgaagaaaggaaaatcaaATGAGTCTGAAGGTTCTATGAATTCGAACCAACAGCTGTTTAAAATTCCTTTCGAAGAATTCAAACCTGGACAACTTGAAAAAGCTGAAATGCTTAATGTTTCAAAAAGTGGAAGATTTTATGTGAAgttatccaaaaataaaaagattttatcaGATTTAATAGTATTAattactaaagaagaaaaaaattccccCCTTTTATCAATGGAAAGTATTGAAAAAGGTTTAGAATGCTTGGCAAAATCTAAAAATACCTTGAAATGGCATCGAtcaaaagtggaagaaaaatatGTTGATGATAAAGTACTTGTTTTTTTAGTAGATTGTGGTTTCTATGAAATAGTGCCTGTATGTAATACCAAGCTGCTTAGTAACGAAATAAGAAATATTCCTAGACAAGCTATACCTTGTAAGTGGATTTGGTTTGAAAATTCTAAGAACATGTCCTTTGAGTGCTTATTTGctcatttggaaataaatattcttttcctGAAATATTTAGATGCTGTTTGGGAAGTAGAAATTTTGGTAGATGACCTGTTACTTTTGGAATACTTAAATTTGAATACAGTTCATGTTGAAGAAAACAAACTTAGACCTGCAGAAATTGTTTACAACTTTGAATCTAAGACTCCTGTATCATCATGCACAATAAAATCATTTACTTGGGTTCAGTTCCAAAATGATAGGCAGTATTCTGGTATTGCAACCGCTGTTTCTGATCCATCAGACTTCAGTATTCAGTTAGAAGATTTCTTTGACataatgaaatatctttttatgttGCTTTCTGATCTCCCGGAGACCTTACAAACATTGCCTCAGGAGTTCATAATTCCCGGTTCTAGTTGTTTGTTCAAATATAAATCGGAAGATCAGTGGAATAGAGTAGAAATTTCTGAAGTCTTACCTCATTCTTTATGTCTTGTGTTGATTGactatggattttctttttatatacattattcaGAAATTATAAATCTTAAAGTTGTTCCTGAGGAACTTTTGAATTTGCCAAGGCTGAGTTATCCATGTATTTTATATGGTATCTTACCTGCTAAAGGAAAACATTGGAGTGAAGAAGCCAAAAGCTTTTTTCGAGATTTCCTAAGTAAACCAGACCTAGTTTTTCAGTTTAGGGAATGTAATTCTGAAACAAAACTGAAAGTAGATGTCATTCATGAGAAAAAGAATTTGGCAGATATATTAGTTGCATCTGGTCTCGCAACTTATTCTAAAGATTCAGCTCATCTTGATGCAATTACTGCtactgactctactaaaaatccaataTAA